tgtagagtccatcaaaaatgaaccgaaatcaggtaggccaaaatctgcatctcgtcaagaaatcgtttccaaaaaaaaaggaaatcattgaaggagatgccagatttacagttcgtgatattgcacgaaagatAGGCATATCACTTTCAACGGTTCACCtaattttgaagaagcatttgaaagtcagaaagatttctgctagatgggtgccacatctgctGACTGATgcgcaaaagaggcaacgggttaaagtggccaaaaagctgcttcaaatgtttccaaaatatgacaaaaagcagtttgccaatgtcgtcacaggtgatgaaacctgggtccattattttgagcccgtcagaaaggttagcaataagatctgggccactaaacacagcaaacgcccaataattgccaaacgttctttgagtgcaaagaaggttttgtatgcaatcttcttttctggtgaaggagtcgcaataaaagtgccggtgaaaaagggcaaaagcatcaccggaaagtactacaaagacgtagtactgaagaaactgaaaagtattatcagaaacgatgccctgccactggttttaaacatgtccgtcttctacatgacaatgcccccgctcatacctccgcaatagttacggcgtttttgaagaaagaaaaagtaactgttttgcctcaccccccgtaatccccagaccttgccccatgtgatttctttttgtttccgaaattgaaatcattccttgctgggcggaaataccagtcccgacagacacttggatctgccattcatcagtaccttattactgtgcccaaatcagcgtaccgtgacgcctacaagaagtggatacatcggctgaaactttgcatttctagccacggggaatacttcgagggcatgaaatgagcccttttgggctaacttgaaatttgaagtctccaaatagaaataagcaattcatttcgaacatccctcgtatgaCTATATGGAAATCTTCGAAAATCCCGTCCTGAAACCGCTGggcgatttcaaaataatttcacatcaaTTAACGTTCCTTGGCTTTTACTTTACCAAATTCTCTCAAGGTATTCGGACAAGTTTGTGTAAACAGACATAGCCACAATAACTTTTATTTGTGTAGCTTTCGAATTAACCACCCCATGATTTTAAATTaagaaacaacaataaattgaataaaagcaTCTAAAGggcagtgtatatatatatatatatatatatatatataacatgtgaGATCGGGTATAATACTAAAGTCTTGATTTGTTCGTTTTAAAGAAAGTAACTTACGGTAAATATACGCACCCGGTtttagtaaaaatccgttagaatGCAAGTTTTAGCGATGACTTAACTATAACTATCACACATGATatataaaatcaagaaaacaCTCTTCAGTGTTTACctttaaaaatgatcttttgatgaaatgggggcctccgtggccgagtggttagagtcgttgacttcaaaccatttgcccctcatcgatgtgggttcgaaacctcatttggggcgtagaattcttcacgtgaggaagccatccagctggcttacggaaggtcggtggttctacccaggtgcccgctcgtgatgaaattgtgcacggaggggcacctggggtcttcctccaccattaaagctggaaagtcgccatatgacctaaaattgtgtcggtgcgacaataaacccaacaaaataaaataaataaatttgatgaaatgaCATCAccaagtttttaaccatacagttagCTCATTGTTCTTTTTGCCTGGTGCGTGGATAAATACCTAGTAGAATTATTATTTGTCTATGTCtacattattatattttaatctGCCTGTCCAGAACATGGCTATAAGCCTGTTCAAGTTCATACAGTGATAGAAGACATGGACAGAAAATGCAATATGCATAACCGTAACTATTGGGTCTGTCTTTACAGAACTATTCCCCTTATCTTTTCTCTTTAGTCAGCCTTTATAAGTGCAGCTGTGAAGGAATTCCATCCGTGGTCCTGGTTTAAGACTGTAGCTATTCCGGCAGCACGTTGAACCCACACAATGTCTCCTACATCTAAATGAACACTAAGTGCCTCTGAACCGCATGCACGATAAGCATTGTCTCCAGTAAACACCCTGCCAATCACCTTGTCGTTTTCCATAATGTTAAGGTCCATCCACTGTCCACCTGGACCAAGGCACGCAGTCACATGGAGCAGGTAAACTCCGGAAACAGGGGCGGTCAAATGCCCCTTCTGGAAATTAAAGGCTTTACCAATGTTGGTAATTTGAACATCATACATGACTCTGGCTGTACCAGTAAGAGGAAATGCACCAGACAGTCTGACGTGAACAGCAACCGCCGAATGTCGGTCCGGCATCTGTTCAAGTGTATTAATTCTCGCTTCCAGCCTTGTATTTTCTGTCTGAAGATTAACTTATTTCTCTATCACCTGGAACTGAAACCAACCAACGAAAAAAGATGCACAAACTAGAACCAGGATGAGAAAGTTATCCATATTTATCATTTGATATGAAACCTTGACAAATACCACAAAACAGATCTAGAAATATTTCCTGAAGTTAGTACATTGTACAGTAGTTTGAAAGAACTTCTGTTGAGAAACAGGTTCTATATAACATCCGTGTTTCTGTCTTCCCAGTGTAACTGATCTTCAGAGGTAACCGTATTCGCAGTTCATTTATAACAGTATGGCTAGAAATCCATTGAGAATCATAGTTACATAGTGGATATTCACGAAAATGTCACAAACAAACACAGTTTCTTGTtgtaattttccttttttaaatatttttaatgtccTTGAAGTTAATGTATGACGTTATATTACACGGTATAGATCGACCTGGTTTATATGCTTA
This is a stretch of genomic DNA from Mercenaria mercenaria strain notata chromosome 4, MADL_Memer_1, whole genome shotgun sequence. It encodes these proteins:
- the LOC123552646 gene encoding complement C1q-like protein 4; amino-acid sequence: MPDRHSAVAVHVRLSGAFPLTGTARVMYDVQITNIGKAFNFQKGHLTAPVSGVYLLHVTACLGPGGQWMDLNIMENDKVIGRVFTGDNAYRACGSEALSVHLDVGDIVWVQRAAGIATVLNQDHGWNSFTAALIKAD